The Dreissena polymorpha isolate Duluth1 chromosome 4, UMN_Dpol_1.0, whole genome shotgun sequence region CAATGAGTTTGAAACATGAATGGTACaaatgcagtgctccagctaggatttgaaaagggcaggggggcttttttgtcaaaagggcactttggacgcgcagtattttgtcaaaagggcactttcaagcgcgcgggcgtttctggAATTCTTCCGCTTGCATGTaattttatatgttattaataattgtttgaatatattattcccattattattaaacaattcaaatataatgtatacaatgaggaataaattaattacaatgtattgtaattagagattattaatcatcatatgtaaaaaaaaaaatatattatttttttatgttatgggcaggggggccctaggaagggcagggcggaggttcgggagggcagggcggggcacccttcaatttaggcctagctggagcactgatatgtATATCTTTGCTAAACACAAACACTTGCCTTTCTGCCAGACATTACAGAGGCACTGTCCGTAGCAAGAGACACAATCTTACCAGGGTCAAGAACTAATCTTTATGTTGTAGGCCTTGACATCTTTAATGTGTATATTTCCTAAAATTTCCTCACAGATTTCCCATTCTTGACCAGTCTGACACCGATtgataattgtttgttttgtgagGTCAGTTCTCTCATCAAGCATAATGGAGTAAACATCTTAGGTTGTAAGTTCTGCTACTAAATCTCGTTGAACTACAGTCTTGATCAGCCTTGGCACTGTATCTCAgcttatatttgtatatttaacagtgttttttttcattcaaaattgggtccggtaactggacccattcccaatggaaaaaaagtatacatttttcccaaaAGGGATTTAAAAAGTCCCAatgaaaggtttaaaaaaaaaatatttttttttagatttcaatattttgttcatctcccatccatttAAGTTcatattaagaaaatatattaaatataatactgaaaacacttatattcttaattttaaagtgattttttagcaaaacaacaacaacaattatttcccaattttagtcaaaacgctgtgaaatttcccaatccaaagggacctggccccattcccaaaatggtaaaataaACACTGTTTAAGGTGAGTCCCATTAAATCTCTCAAGCTGAAGAACACCAATTACCTTACCTGAGGGCATTTCATCTCTTTCAGCATAATAAACAGAATCATCATCATCCACTTGTCCACTGGTATAACCAGAcacttcacaaaacaagagaatgaAGCTTCTGCTTTGGAAGTAAATATTTTCTTCCTCAATCCTTATGTTCAGTACTTTTATTGTGGCTTACTATCATTTTGTTTTGGATATTGCATGATCCAGCACTAACCCATACTGTTGTTACATTACCTTTCATACAAATGTTGCATTTAAGGAGTCTTTCCAAACTCTGTCAAGTGTTCATCAACGACAACCAATTGAAATCATTATTTCAAGGTTATATCTTTTTGAGACACAGAATACCTGCACTGTTTTGCACCCACAATTTCAGAAGCTGTCACTATGTGAGCTATTAAATCTGAGAGTttattatcaaaggctctgggagtacgtttatacagggccctctcttgcacccaggggaagccacccacatcaCTCATGAGGTGAAATTTTCGTGCAGATTACCTTttatgggggatttttttacttagtctctcattacttcattttttatttacatgtttgcactatattcattgcttttttagTATATTTGACACTCTGACATATTAGACTATACTGTAATGATGTAATATAAAATGAATGTCAATATAATAAAGAGGTGAAACTTCTGTTGTTCCAGCAGTATTTCTCTCctattttacacacatacatggtcctttatttttgcaatttaccattatcagtgctcaaataattattgaaaagacACATTTTCTTCTCTCTTCTCTTAACTAGtcagtgaatatgtttttttttttaaatattaactgtTTGATAAGAACATGACTGTATCGAGTAGCGTGAATAAAATAAGCTTGTTTCATGAGTTTGCACAGACTCTTGTTGATCTTCAATTTCCATCGCCTTGTCATTTGATGACGTGGTCGCCAATGCCTGTGTGTGGCtgtctgttttgttttattaatactaTCTAATGCagtttgttttaaaagaaaaaatattttttgcagGAAGAAATCGTTTTTTTTGTTAGCTTTTTTTCGATATGACTTAGCATTGTGTGACATTTTATTATCCAGAAACGGTGTAGATGTATAAATCATGCAGGTGCGCGAAACGTAATATTTCCTGTCTACAGCCGTATTGATGAGGCTAGAAAACACTAACAATATCTGTTCAGCGTTACAGGTTTTGCACTGTTTGTTTTCTTCGTTGTTTTTTCTAGGGggatttttttccacaaaatctATAGGaaaaaaaagaatactttttataaggggaagccgccgatatttggtggtaaaaagtgcaaaacaagGGCCCTGTTATATGAGTTTGTGATTTGACAGGTAGACATTGATGCGTTTTTGCAATATCACTTTTCCTTAGCATTTTCAGTGGTGATCAAATTGTGCACCTTTGGACAAAAGATGgcacattgcaactctcagcaaccctttgggttataaagatgagagttgaattattgcaactttAGGTGACACACCAAaatttcataaaacaacaaaatccGTATGTTAATATAAGACAAGTTAAGCTGGTCTATTGAAAATGAAAAGAGCATGATTTTTCGATAACATTGCATTGTGATTTGAAACAGCATATACCAAAACATCCGTGAAAAAAGTAAAGTAGAAACATGCATGAATAAATTTCTAACTTCGGATACAAAACATTTCGGACAACGTAGAATAACAATGAATTCTGCACACGATTGTGTTTATTGACATATAAGAATATTCTTAGTGAATGAAAGTAAAATCTTACAGCTTCTCTCGCTTGATTTGCAGTGCGAATCGCTTGATAACTTAATTCCGTCATTTTTTATGTTGGCATTTTCTGTCGCGATGATATACAACAAAATGGCGGATATTGTCAACGGAACTCtctaaaataattttgaaaacaacaataccaaaattaaatagtttttatatgatatatagcagaaattgataaaatatacaAAGTCTATGAATCATACAGTTGTATagaaaattttcttttaaaagcatTTCGTTTACCATAATTTAGAGGGTAGACCTTCACCTTTAGCAAATTGTAAACTGAAGAAATTTGACGTCGAAGTTTCACTTTGAGGAGTTTCTGCTTGATTATACCAagtaaaatgcaatattttgataCATTAAAAACCAAACTCTCGTTCTTGggataagttttattttaaacgtTAAACTCGCATGCagttaattcaaattttaaagttgACCATTGTCAATGCACAGAATATATGTAAAAGGTTACCCTGCACTAACAAAACGTAGATAGGGCTTACAAAGACAAAGTTACATGTTTGTGGGAAGTTTTAGACCGTTGATCAAGCAGCTTGTTGTTCTTTTCTCATGTGCTATCacattattataatcatttttcattttaaaccACATGCCCAAAAGTTTGTGCAAGTAAAATGAAAATATGGctatcatatattttttattttcagaatttcACTTGGCTGAACCATGTCAGAAAACACAGACTTTGGAAATAAGAGAAAAATTGAATGTAACACCAATGCAGCTTCACCAATTAGCTTTAAGAAAGCAAGGTATGCATGGCAGATCAAAGGAAACAGAAGGGCGTGCCCAGAAGGTGGTGTTTCAACTTCAAGTCAACAAAAAAATGGCAGAGATAAGTCAAGGAACAATACAAGTATGCAAGAAAGTACAAATGCCAgaacttttatccaaaataattaTGTGGATCGGAATCCAATTGAAAACCATTTACCTGTGGTACATAGGTTTAAACATTATTCATGTGATCACATTTCTGAAACTACTCATTTGCCAAAATTGAGCACATTTATGCATGCATCAAGTCATGTTCAAAATTATGATTTACAAGAAGATTCAGATGTCATGGAACCATTTGAGGCACAGATGACTACATCTGTCAAACAGCTAAACAGAGCAAGAGAGTGTGTAGATCGCATATGGCGCAGAGAAGAAGAAATGGGCCATGCAATTGTAGACAATATGGTAAATAAGATACTTGAAGAAATGGGTATGTGTCCTGACCTTGAAACAAATAAAGACAAGCCCACAACCATGGCGAAAAAGTTCCTTGAAAGTTGCGGCGTTGACTTTGCTATTGGAAGCCAGGGGCTGAACCCAAGGCTTCAACATTTGTGtgatgaaaatgataatttttCAGACATTGACATCGAGGAAAGGTTCACTAGACAGAATTGTGAGAATGGTGGACCAATAGTAGTTAATACTGAGAAGCAAGTGAGAAACAGCGAATTAGAACAATCTGACTATAACTGCAATACATATTCACAAATGTCTTTCAATGACTTAGGGAATTTACCTGATCAAATGAAAAGTAGGAGGAGAGAAGAAATTGCTTCCAGAAGTATGGAAACAGCTAGTGACAATTTGTATTCAAATACAAGTGATATACCAACAGCAATAAAGGATTCTCAAGCAATAACTGAGTCTGAAAAACTAGAGTACATGAATCTTGAGACAATTGAAGATTTGGCTGTGTCAGCTGCAATATTTTCCAGCGGTCTTGCTATTCCTTGAAGTGCTGttgatttctttaaaatatattttttggtttaggtttcacactactttaaaatcaaaataagacTTGTTGGTGAATTGTGCATGAATGTGttgtaaaatgcattttatttattttcatttagatATAATATTTTAGGAAGAGTATTTAACTTATGAACTTGGAGTACTGATGTTAGTGATGTATTCCCAGTTAGAATTATTTCATAGAGCATTAGCCAAAGGGTTTCgttacaaaacatcaaaatgataaACTGTTGATAAGCTATTGATACATGATGCAAAggtttaatttagttttttattataactttggttgacaatatttttattacatttacagACTCTGTTTTACAGTTTTGGAATTTATTCTTGATTGTATTGTTGAACAATTGTTgcatgatgtttgtttttttgcttttagACAATTTTGCATATGTCAAGTCTAACTATAAGTCATAACTACAATTTCACCATTGCCATATGCACATCATTGTTAGTATAAACAGATATATTCATGAATACCAAGTTTTATGATTGAACTATTTCTTCATCCTTATATGAACTGTTATAGTCAGCATCATTTTGTGGTCTATAGTAGATGTATATTGTTGAACATTATCTGTTATTGCTGATATCTAAACCCAAAAAATATCCAAAACATGCAACATGAACTTCTTTCCAAAAATTGGATTAACACCacagggccctcgttttgcactttttaccgccgaatatcggcggcttcccccatgaaaaaagtatacttttttcccctattatAGCTAAAAATCCCCCcctccaaaatttttttttttttttttaaaaacttttatacctatgttgcctgctggtatcgtgctactaacctttgatttaatgtatatctatgtatattacattaaaatattataatgcaaacatgtacaaaaaaaatgaagtaatgagagactaagtaaaaaaaatccctcATAAAAGGTAATCtacgcaaaaattccccctcattacggctgtgggtggcttcccctggcggcaagagagggccctgcACCATCACATGCATTACCTGATTTGTTCTCTTCTTCCATGCTATTCTTTGTTTGTATTGGACATGTACCTTTATGTTTTTTGTCTCAATGAAGACCATTAAAAGTTTCTTTTATCTAACATATCACTTAGTCTAAACCTATTCATTTTAGCTCTATTGCATTTAAAgctttaggcttattgaaacactctcgagtccgtttcctggtacTATTGAGTTtctttgggggagatcgaagGAACGCTCTCAGTGGGGATCCAACCTGTCACAACATATCCACTACGGCACTGTGACCTAAAGGTTATAGTCATATTTGACATGGTAACATCATATCACTTATCATTGTGGACTGTTCAACCTTTATAAGTACTTTACTGTATACATGATAAGTATCTGATTCTCCTTGCGCACATAATGATATGTAGCATGTAgcacttttaaatgtttgttaCTTAGATAAAAGTTGTTGGTGGAGATTGTAAGGAATAATATTAGtagttttcttttaaaagtccataaaataaatgttgtatttgtGTAAGTCATACTTAAGATCTTCTAAAACATATGCAGTTATTGATCTATTTAGTTTATGTTTACGAGCAGGTTTAAGCTGTATTATTTCGGTAATAAAGCCACATACCTCTATCAGTGTTGTATCTTACTTCATACTTATATTGCAAGTGGGAGTGTCAAGTGAAAGTTTTCTACCCTAGATCTCAGATTCATATCCAGGGTTGCAGTTTCACCTTTGAGATCGCATGTTCATCCGTAACTAAATTCAACCATTACATTTTCGGGTTTACCTTTTAAGCCTTCATTCTtactgtataaataaataatatcactCCTTTATTCTAAGATCGGTATACCGCTTTGATCACAAGTGTACCTAGATCTCAGATTCACACCCAGAGTTGCAGTTTCACCTCTGAGATCGCATGTTCATCCGTCACTAGCATCCTTCGATTTTAGCAAGTTCAACCATTACATTCTCAGATGTACTCTTTAAGCCTTCATTTTTACTGCATAAAAAATCACTCCTTTATTCTAACTAAGGTATACCGTATCGATCACATGTATCCTTGTATTATATtgtgattaacccatttatgcctagtggactctcccatcgttcaaaattggaacaatttatttccaaaattagggatgtctagtatatttatttctatatttagaatattacttacataaattcctttaagcaaacagcgcagaccctgatgagatgccgcattatgcggcgtctcatctgggtcgacgctgtttgccaaggccttttttctagacgctaggcataaatgggttaatgtaaatTCTACAGCCTCCAAACAGCGAACCATAATCTCTGAATGTCATGTGTTATTTGGCGTATCGGGTTTGCCTCCCATAAGACAATCGCAACGCAAAAACGGATAATGCACCACATAAAGTTATTCGCACGGAGCTCTCAAAGGACGTTGTCCATTATGGTGCTTTGAAGATTGTATGGCCCCTTGTCGTGCGAATGTTGACCAGAGCAACGTGAGTTTGATGAGTGTTATACGTTTGTTCAACTCATTTATGCTATGCACGGGGCCCCTGCGTCGGTTGCGGCGAACATGCCATGTAGGAAAAGACGCATGATCGACGTTCGTCCGACGCAAACTCGACATCATGTGGACGAAACGCGGCTCTCACCAACATTGTTCACTTTGTCTAATGAGCATATCCGCAGATTACTACGTGTCTTGACATGCAAATGTCATACGAATCATTTTTACCTGAACATGTTCACCAACATCGGATGGCACAGTTCagaaatcaaaataatattctGTTTAATTAGTGATTTTCTTAAGCGCACACTACTGCTCAATATAAAGGGAATTCGATGCTTAGTTATTCACAAAACCATATTGCCTCGTCCAATGCCGATTAGAAAACATTTTGTGTTCTTAACACATCTTCTGGTACAAATGTACCGGGGAAGTCCCGTGAAAGTCATTCGACAAAATATTTGGTTCATAACTTACTACTAATAACCAAATTAAGGAATGTACGTAGCGTACTCGGTGAGAGAATTTGCTCAGAGTTCCGGCTATGGCGTACACTCATAATTAAACTATATAATTAATATCTGGGCCTACAGTATTTGTgtatgattaaaattgaatagGAACCGTTGCGATGTTtggatattgttgtttttttgtctgaCATTTCTACGCAAAACAATACCAGGAATACTCGTACAAACAATGGAAAGACGTTTTAATATCGATTAATACCGATTGCCCTGGTCTATTTGGCGTCAAGTGGCTGAACCCACAAACGACTTAGTCGCTTCATCCTATTAATGTAAGAAGCTTTTTAGTTCTGGAACTCAACGAAATCGATGTCTTCCATGGGCCGTGTGCGCATCTGGTTACACGAGCAGCCCTGCTGAAATGTTGCGGCACGGTGCACACATGCCCACTGCAGTTTAGACCTATatagcagtcagcacaggctaatcaaggacgacacttatcGCCTAAACTGCAATTTTAGAGGTGACTTTCTATAAACGTAAAATTttattaaagtggaaagtgtcatccaaatCGGGAAGTgtcatgcggactgcacatgctaatctgggacgacactttacgcacatgctttaagcccagttttcacagaacgaggttATATTGATATGTTGGGGAAAATATCGGGACGACCCAGGGGAAGTTGACACATTATTTTATTTGGATTTATTTTCCACCGTAGAGCCAAGCAGTTGTCGCGTAATCCCTAGGTGTGAGATGCAGTGTGTCCAGCAAATGGCCCGATGGTGTCGGGCGTTCACGAGATCTTAAATCCGACCAAGGTAAATGATCCCGGAACAGGCGTAATTTTTACATCACGAATAGTTCCGGGGGTAAACGTCTTTGATCGGATTTTGGATATTTTCCGCCGCTATTTCCCCTCCCTCGAGGAGAGGGGGGTTGGGGGGCATTTATAATATTATGATGATCGTTCAATTTAAgatattttgttacatttaatTAGACATAAACGCGATTAGAAAATGTAAATTGTGTTTGAACAAACGGTAAATCGTTTTCATGGTTATTTGTCTACTGAATTAAATTCACGACGTAATGAATAAGTAACAGTAAAAAGTTACTTATTTCTTCGGTTATGACCAAAATGCAGTTCAATATTTCACGCAATAATTATATATAAGTAGGTGGTCACGCGTTcagtaataatgttttaaaacaattcgTTATCTTGTTATATTATTCACTTTAATAAACAACTACTAGTAGAACTTATGTCATGTTGTGTCTGTATTACATGCTACGCCATTGCAGAACACAGATTTGTTCCTGACAAATCTGACAGAAAATACTCCATTCTAGAAACATGTTTCGAGTATATAGTCGACTCGGTAGATCGAAAACGAGGATCTCTATATGTGATGATGTTGCTACTGTACGTATATTCGTTACTTTTTAAGTAATATCCAAGACATTTAAATTGCATAGTTACACGTGAGATTTTCGTAAATGAGGCATAGTCACAATAAACAAGTATACgttaaaagataaaaatagtACAGTTCCATGGAAAGAATGAATATGTTATGCGGCCTTAAATAACAAAAGGAAGCCGATGATCCAAAAACCGAAAATCTCCGCGCGCATGCGCATTAACTATAACGCCTCCACGGATGAGATCTCGGCAGAAAAGCAGGTGCAAATACAGAGGTGGCTTACCAGCGTGGAGCGTCAACAGCCGCCACCGGAAGTAGCCGTGATGGACGCCACTGGGGCAAGTCAGAAACCGCATGTTGATACAAGCGATGAGGAGAAGCTGGCGTCCATAAAAGCCGCCCTGGAGCGTCTGGACAGCGGCACGGTCGCGAGCAGTTTCAGTGGACGCAGCAACGGTCTGTCTACATGTGTTATGATTATTTTTAACTTGTGAATTCAATGCTGTACCAACTTTAAATTAACCGATGCAGTGCTAAACCATTGATTGTTTTCTCCTTTTTAATATGTTGCGTTAACTTTGAACAAAACCgcacacacatatttatttatatgcgaCTTTAAACTGATGTTcaaaattttaattcatttttttatttgtgaacacATCGATGCTAATGCTCGTTAAACTTAAATCATGGTTTCTAGATAAGCGAACACCCTATCCATCTACACCGTCTAGAACGCGCACGTACCTTCGACTCGATTTACCACTTCCGGTTCGCGCATACCGGGAAGCTTGCAAACGCATGCGCATTCAACCACTTCGACGGGTTCTGGGTCAGTTTGGGCGACCACGCATTATTCTTAATGACCTTTGTATGTCGTCCTACGACGTTCGAGCAGCATGCCAGGGGTTAAAGGTAAAAACATGTCCAATTTAGCGTACATTAAACGTTAATTAAGAGCATGCATGGTCTACTTTTAGTTGAAACAAAATACcggtgtaacaacccgttttgcaataaacccgttttgcaataaatttattgcaaaacgggttgaagtttattattgcaatttgatttttttacaacaacccgttttgcaataaacacgttttgcaataaatttattgcaaaacgggttggagtgtcttattaattcaaatggactggaagagttaaaagggagttttaagtgttgtatttaaataaaattgttataaaaatagacaaaactgtgagttaagcTGCCCCAAGGGTGTTTCAGGAGAGGTCCAGGTAGCTGGCGGAGGCCTCATACTTTAACACATGCGCTCATAAAAATAGTTATTGCTTCCCTATACAGTAATTACATGTGTTATCACatcgaaattaaataaacatcataaacacattacaatataaacatattggATAAATACCGGtatgtaacaacccgttttgcaataaacccgttttgcaataaacccgttttgcaataaatttattgcaaaacgggttggagtgtctttctaattcaaatagattggaagagttaaaagggagtttcaagtgttgtatttaaatacaattattatataaatagaCAAATCTGTGAGTTAagacttaaaatgcatggaagatgatgcatttcgagatttaatactaattgtttcatattgatttgaaacggtataacggaagttttaaatgtcgtctctaacgtaaatatgataaaacaaggctgaatgtttatataaagtgatgttcaccaatttgggaatTAAGTGAAAAATACCCACaagtgcataattttattgcaaaacgggttgcagtgttttattgcaatgtgcattttttataacaactCGTTGTGCACTAAActctttttgcaataaaatcattacacataaacttattgattcaaattgatttgaaacgctgaCGAGAAAGATTCaaatctatatttatatatatctatatatggagtttgtatacatataataagacaGAGATGTCAGATTCGACCTAAAATGaacagacattgaaagtgaccaattccatgagtaaatgtgataaacaaacacagaatatataattgtatataaacagtgatcttaacaCTTCCATGATTAAGCGAATGTAACCCAGAAATCcaaaaatgttattgcaaaacgggttgcagtgtcttattgcgatgtaaatgaagaaataaaagccCGTTTCACAATAAACTCGTTTTGCACTAATACATCACACATGTACTTATTGACTCCAATTGATTGGACACTTATCGAAGAAAGTctcaaatgttgtttataaggatttttttttcaaaataacacagaggtgtaagattcgaccaacaaataaaaggcagttaaagtgatcaatgtcatgagtaaatgtgatacaacaacaccgaattgttgtagaaagtgatttcaaccaaTTTAATACTTAATTGAAGAAAACCGAGaactgcaataattttattgcaaaacgggttagagtgtcttattgcaatttaaaattttcataacaacccgttttgcaataaacccgttttgctataaatttattgcaaaacgggtttgagtgtcttattgcaatttgattttttacaacaacccgttttgcaataaacccgttttgcaataaaatcatcactgtAATGGATTGGCAGAGTTAGAAGGGAATTTGacgtgttttatttaaataaaattgttataaaaaacagacaaacatgtgagtttagacttaaaatgcatggaaggtgatgcatttcgagatacgataaaacaacacaaaatgtgtatcgaaagtgatttcaaacaatttagtacTAAAGTTAAGATAACGCAAAATGCAATAATTTGTGGAAAAACGTGTTGaactgtcttattgcaatgtgaattttgtgtaataacacgtttcgcaataaaatcatcacatactaattgtttcatattgatttgaaacggtataaaggaagttttaaatgtcgtctctaatgtaaatatgataaaacaaggctgaatgttaatatgaagtgatgttcaccaatttgggaaGTAAGTGAAGAATACAAAGAAGGGCAtaatattattgcaaaacgggttgcagtgttttattgcaatgtgccttttttataacaacccgttgtgcACTAACTCTATTTGCATAAACTCAAACACACATgaacttattgattcaaattgatttgaaacgctgaaaagaaagattcaaatgtcgTATACATGGAGTTTGTATACATATAGTAAGAGAGAGGTGTAATATTCGACcaaaattaacagacattgaaagtgaccaatttcatgagtaaatgtgataaacaaacacagaatgtatataaacaatgATCTTAACACTTTCATGATTAAGCGAATTTGACCCAGAAAtccaataatgttattgcaaaacgggttgcagtgtcttattgcgatgtaaaaaaagagataaaagcCCGTTTCACAATAAACTCATTTTGCACTAATACACCACACATGTTCTAATTGATTCCATTTGATTGGACACTTCTCGAAGAAAGTCTTAATGTTgtttataaggattttttttcaaaataagacagatgtgtaagattcgaccaacaAATAACAGGcagttaaagcgagattatacgattttgtcaaatatttatgaatttatacagtcgaattcgccagcatgtatatcatgcatgtacgacgtgaatcataatttagttttagtgcagattcgttcatacgatacacagacacaattttgttttacggatcattttaacgaatatcttcgtcacaatcggctcggggggctaatttgtatttgctgcattttatgaaattcgtcttcaacgtgtaatttttcttgcctgtttggtgtttttgtaacatatttttatcaatatattacaatttaacacatataaaaatcatataatctcgataaatttcatgagtaaatgtgatacaacaacaccgaattgttgtagaaagtgatttcaaccaatgcaatacttaattgaagaaaaccgagaaataaaattattttattgcaacgggttagagtgtcttattgcaattagAAATTTTCATAAcagcccgttttgcaatgaacccgttttgcaataaatttattgcaaaacgggttggagtgtcttattacaatttgatttttttttacaacaacccgttttgcaataaaattagtGCACTTCTGGGTTTTCTTCACTTCAGTACGAACTTGGTTGTACTCACTTTTgtaatgttttatcatatttattaaatcGATAACTTCCGATGTCGTTTTTGTTTGTCTGCACTTATACTtatatgttattttgaaaaagaaaatccgGAAGTACGACAGTTTTTTAGACTTTATTTTCACAGTTTTCTATCAATGTGAATCATATAGAACATGTGTGATGCGTTTaatgcaaaacgggtttattccAAAACGggttaatattaaaatttacaaattgcaataagacactctaacctgttttgcaataaaattgttCACTTCTGGGGTTTCTTAACTTAATTTCgaaattggtgaaaatcacttcatatatacatcaT contains the following coding sequences:
- the LOC127876204 gene encoding uncharacterized protein LOC127876204, translating into MSENTDFGNKRKIECNTNAASPISFKKARYAWQIKGNRRACPEGGVSTSSQQKNGRDKSRNNTSMQESTNARTFIQNNYVDRNPIENHLPVVHRFKHYSCDHISETTHLPKLSTFMHASSHVQNYDLQEDSDVMEPFEAQMTTSVKQLNRARECVDRIWRREEEMGHAIVDNMVNKILEEMGMCPDLETNKDKPTTMAKKFLESCGVDFAIGSQGLNPRLQHLCDENDNFSDIDIEERFTRQNCENGGPIVVNTEKQVRNSELEQSDYNCNTYSQMSFNDLGNLPDQMKSRRREEIASRSMETASDNLYSNTSDIPTAIKDSQAITESEKLEYMNLETIEDLAVSAAIFSSGLAIP